Proteins from one Sulfurovum sp. TSL1 genomic window:
- a CDS encoding class I SAM-dependent methyltransferase, producing MNCHICDKPTASFHHEKTDITYYYCKTCQYIFKSPECYQDLISQKERYNLHENDENDAGYQAYFQLFLDFILPLVKQPKTALDFGCGRSSLLASMLMKEGIACDYYDPIYHPEGFEEKKKYDLIVSTEVFEHLHQPREVFEGLLERLEEGGYLALQTQFHPNDVEAFKTWYYHKDPTHIVFFTAHTFSELCKKYGVEVIADNGKNMVLVRKPLHPQSL from the coding sequence TTGAACTGCCATATTTGCGACAAACCGACAGCGTCATTTCACCATGAAAAAACGGACATCACCTATTACTATTGTAAGACGTGTCAGTACATCTTTAAATCACCGGAATGTTACCAGGATCTCATCAGTCAGAAAGAACGGTACAACCTTCATGAAAATGATGAAAATGATGCGGGATACCAGGCCTATTTCCAACTATTTCTGGATTTTATACTTCCCTTAGTGAAGCAACCCAAAACAGCGCTTGATTTTGGTTGCGGCAGAAGCTCTCTGCTTGCTTCCATGCTGATGAAAGAAGGCATAGCCTGTGACTACTATGACCCTATCTATCATCCTGAGGGGTTTGAGGAGAAGAAAAAGTACGATCTGATTGTCTCTACAGAAGTGTTTGAACACCTGCATCAGCCCAGAGAAGTCTTTGAAGGGCTTCTGGAACGCTTGGAAGAGGGCGGTTACCTGGCACTGCAGACACAGTTCCATCCCAATGATGTCGAGGCCTTCAAAACATGGTATTACCATAAGGACCCGACACATATCGTCTTCTTTACGGCGCATACATTTAGCGAATTATGCAAAAAGTATGGTGTTGAAGTGATCGCCGATAATGGGAAAAATATGGTGCTTGTGAGAAAACCTTTACACCCACAGTCGCTGTAA
- the metG gene encoding methionine--tRNA ligase, whose product MFKELHTMSCHKKSYITTPIYYVNDIAHIGHAYTTIIADTLARYSRMSGLDTFFLTGTDEHGQKIEEAAKARGKSTQAYADEISATFKNLWDDFDISYDKFIRTTDADHMKGVQKAFSIMHENGDIYKDTYKGHYCISCETFFPSIQLVDDEFCPECGKSTTIVEEESYFFKLSKYQDRLLQYYEEHPNFILPKSKRNEVIRFVEGGLQDLSITRTSFDWGVKLPAEMDDPKHVMYVWLDALMNYVTALGYGTDEANMDYWPARVQLIGKDILRFHAIYWPAFLMSLELPLPTHIAAHGWWTRDGEKMSKSKGNVVNPREVADAYGLDNFRYFMLREVPFGGDGDFSQKALIDRINSDLGNDLGNLLNRLIGMSGKYFDGTVDSAHVSKYYQAELDEVHAALESLEPLLFDMQIHRYLEELWRPLTVANKAIDMYQPWTLMKEGKEEEAMALNGLIAAILAKVSIMLSPVMPAVCTKISNALHFTIDNDSWNSMVKEKQLLEPFTLEKIDPLFPRIEEPLLEQAEPVDVKEKEQAPKKETAKVETKKEEGIALIGIDQFFQTSLKVGTVVKAEEVPKSKKLLLLQVDIGEEVPRQVVAGIKEWYSAEEMLNTQVCVVANLKPAKLMGLKSEGMLLAAKDENGLCMIRPEKPKTAGTPIG is encoded by the coding sequence TTGTTTAAGGAACTGCATACTATGTCATGTCACAAAAAATCTTATATCACCACCCCGATCTATTACGTTAACGACATTGCCCACATCGGCCATGCGTATACAACCATTATTGCAGATACACTTGCACGTTACTCCCGTATGTCAGGATTGGATACTTTCTTTCTTACCGGTACCGATGAACACGGCCAGAAAATAGAAGAAGCTGCAAAAGCAAGAGGCAAATCGACCCAGGCTTATGCAGATGAGATCTCAGCCACTTTTAAAAACCTTTGGGATGATTTTGACATCTCTTATGATAAATTTATCAGAACCACAGATGCCGATCACATGAAAGGTGTACAAAAAGCCTTTTCTATCATGCATGAAAATGGGGATATCTATAAAGATACCTATAAGGGCCACTACTGTATCTCTTGTGAGACCTTCTTCCCCAGCATACAATTGGTGGATGATGAGTTTTGTCCGGAATGTGGAAAGAGCACTACGATAGTCGAAGAAGAGAGTTATTTTTTCAAACTCTCAAAATATCAGGACAGACTGCTTCAGTATTATGAAGAGCACCCGAATTTCATTTTACCAAAAAGCAAAAGAAATGAAGTGATCCGCTTTGTTGAAGGCGGACTGCAGGATCTTTCCATTACACGTACAAGTTTTGACTGGGGTGTGAAACTGCCAGCAGAGATGGATGACCCTAAACATGTGATGTATGTATGGCTGGATGCGCTTATGAACTATGTCACGGCGCTTGGGTATGGAACCGATGAGGCCAATATGGACTACTGGCCTGCACGTGTTCAACTCATCGGTAAGGATATTTTACGTTTCCATGCCATCTACTGGCCGGCATTCCTTATGAGTCTCGAACTGCCTCTTCCTACCCATATCGCTGCCCATGGATGGTGGACAAGAGATGGCGAGAAGATGAGTAAATCCAAAGGCAACGTTGTGAACCCCAGAGAAGTGGCAGATGCCTATGGGCTGGATAACTTCCGTTACTTTATGCTAAGAGAAGTACCATTCGGCGGTGACGGTGACTTCAGCCAGAAAGCACTTATTGACCGCATCAACTCTGATCTTGGTAATGACCTTGGTAACCTGCTCAACCGACTCATAGGAATGAGCGGTAAATACTTTGACGGTACCGTTGACTCTGCACATGTCTCTAAATACTATCAGGCAGAACTTGACGAAGTACATGCTGCTCTAGAGAGTTTGGAACCGCTGCTTTTTGATATGCAGATACACAGATACCTCGAAGAGCTTTGGAGACCGCTCACTGTAGCGAACAAAGCCATCGATATGTACCAGCCATGGACACTGATGAAAGAAGGTAAAGAGGAGGAAGCGATGGCCCTGAACGGACTGATCGCTGCGATACTTGCAAAGGTATCTATCATGCTTTCTCCTGTCATGCCTGCTGTATGTACAAAGATCTCAAATGCCCTGCACTTCACCATAGACAATGACTCCTGGAACAGTATGGTGAAAGAGAAACAACTGCTTGAACCGTTCACTCTAGAAAAGATAGACCCTCTTTTCCCTCGTATAGAGGAGCCTTTACTGGAGCAGGCAGAACCTGTTGATGTCAAAGAGAAAGAACAGGCACCTAAAAAAGAAACTGCCAAAGTGGAGACAAAAAAAGAAGAGGGTATTGCACTGATAGGGATAGACCAGTTCTTCCAAACTTCCCTTAAAGTAGGAACAGTTGTAAAAGCAGAGGAAGTGCCAAAGAGTAAGAAACTGCTTTTACTGCAGGTCGATATCGGTGAAGAGGTACCTAGACAGGTCGTTGCGGGTATCAAAGAGTGGTATAGCGCTGAAGAGATGCTCAATACACAGGTCTGTGTGGTAGCAAACCTTAAACCGGCTAAACTGATGGGTCTCAAGAGTGAAGGTATGCTTCTTGCAGCCAAAGATGAGAACGGTCTGTGTATGATACGTCCAGAAAAGCCGAAAACGGCTGGAACACCAATAGGCTAA
- a CDS encoding transglycosylase SLT domain-containing protein: MRVKFLFISLLFVLSVGTSSLQAKKFTYEQIHKMPKSVEKDYYIWRFLSQITTTAAEAKKIIFEASSLNTKLRTAYKNRTGSTIELPKLTATGEANKNWKRRSNAHKSFKHGLALMQQRKPKQAANYFEDARNNYLQRYDVDKSLFWLYLSTKEDKYLELLRESCDVNIYTLMAADAINGRYPKTITESLWKSSTWGFDIEDPIEWAKVKQKMNSGVDLDDLADEHKSQETIGIYTYLKAKACNYTESYFPMPYRKAMKHMTPERQALIYAIARQESRFVPASVSRSFALGMMQFMPFLIEHVSKEKGEQIDYDEIFNPYKAIEYANFHLDYLTKYLFHPLFIAYAYNGGIGFTRRHITNKHNFRRGPYEPYMSMEKMENEEAKEYGKKVLANYVIYLNKLGVTTRIFPLLKVLASPSETDTFRK; encoded by the coding sequence ATGCGCGTGAAGTTTCTTTTTATTTCATTGCTGTTTGTACTCTCTGTAGGTACATCCTCACTGCAGGCAAAAAAGTTCACCTACGAACAGATACACAAGATGCCAAAGAGTGTAGAAAAAGATTACTATATCTGGCGTTTTCTTTCACAGATCACGACCACAGCTGCTGAAGCCAAAAAGATCATCTTTGAAGCAAGCAGCCTCAATACAAAGCTTCGGACAGCCTACAAAAACAGAACCGGGTCAACGATTGAGCTCCCAAAGTTGACAGCAACCGGAGAAGCAAACAAAAACTGGAAAAGAAGAAGCAACGCACACAAAAGTTTCAAGCATGGACTTGCGCTGATGCAGCAGAGAAAACCTAAGCAGGCAGCAAATTATTTTGAAGATGCCCGTAACAACTATCTGCAGCGTTATGATGTAGACAAGTCTCTCTTCTGGCTCTATCTGAGTACAAAAGAAGATAAATATCTAGAGCTGTTACGTGAAAGCTGTGATGTCAATATCTATACATTAATGGCAGCGGACGCCATCAACGGAAGATACCCTAAAACCATTACCGAGTCCCTTTGGAAAAGCAGTACATGGGGGTTTGATATCGAAGATCCTATCGAATGGGCCAAAGTGAAACAGAAAATGAATTCAGGTGTGGATCTGGATGATCTGGCCGATGAACATAAATCGCAAGAAACGATAGGCATCTATACCTACCTCAAAGCCAAAGCGTGCAACTACACGGAGTCTTATTTTCCCATGCCTTACCGTAAGGCTATGAAACATATGACCCCAGAGCGTCAGGCACTGATCTATGCCATCGCACGACAGGAGAGCCGCTTTGTCCCGGCTTCTGTCTCACGTTCCTTTGCATTGGGAATGATGCAGTTCATGCCGTTTCTTATCGAGCATGTGTCCAAAGAGAAAGGGGAGCAGATCGATTATGATGAGATATTCAACCCCTACAAGGCCATAGAGTATGCAAATTTCCACCTTGACTATCTCACCAAGTACCTTTTCCATCCGCTTTTCATCGCTTATGCGTACAACGGGGGTATAGGTTTCACCAGAAGGCATATTACCAACAAACATAACTTCAGAAGAGGTCCCTATGAACCCTATATGAGCATGGAAAAAATGGAAAATGAGGAAGCTAAAGAGTATGGGAAAAAAGTACTGGCAAATTATGTCATCTATCTCAATAAACTGGGGGTGACCACACGCATCTTTCCACTCTTGAAAGTACTGGCATCACCTTCTGAAACCGATACATTCAGAAAGTAG
- a CDS encoding GIY-YIG nuclease family protein: MYYVYIVKCADETLYTGIAKELERRIDEHNGSEKGAKYTRVRRPVTLVYSEEYTDRSLASKREYEIKKKMSRAEKLRLIASS, translated from the coding sequence ATGTATTATGTCTATATAGTAAAGTGTGCAGATGAGACACTTTATACCGGTATCGCCAAAGAACTTGAACGCAGGATCGATGAGCATAACGGTTCGGAGAAAGGTGCAAAATATACACGCGTAAGAAGACCGGTCACCTTGGTCTACAGTGAAGAGTATACAGACAGAAGTCTCGCATCAAAACGTGAATATGAGATCAAAAAAAAGATGAGCAGGGCAGAGAAGCTGAGGCTGATAGCCTCTTCCTAG
- a CDS encoding class 1 fructose-bisphosphatase, translated as MLTIFETIEKIAIKIDHAIKTEDLGYSNTENTSGEDQLKLDVKSDYIVEEAFKNVSLVKALVSEEKEGVLALHDEGKYTICYDPLDGSSLADVNLSVGSIFGIYEGELKAENLVASAYVVYGPRIELMTATRNAKPKHYRAQEGLFNFISEVTLDEKGKLNAPGGTQQNWSKVHKTFVDGLFAEGYRLRYSGGMVPDLHQILLKGGGIFSYPSTSDKPDGKLRQLFEVIPFAFMYEQAGGQAINAEGMRLMELVPGHPHDTSPCFFGSNYEINTLKEAYGVKA; from the coding sequence ATGTTAACCATATTTGAAACCATTGAAAAAATTGCGATCAAAATAGACCACGCCATTAAAACCGAAGACCTGGGGTACAGTAACACTGAAAACACATCAGGTGAAGATCAGCTGAAACTGGATGTAAAAAGTGACTATATCGTAGAAGAGGCTTTTAAAAATGTCTCACTTGTAAAAGCTTTGGTCAGTGAAGAGAAAGAAGGTGTCTTAGCATTGCATGATGAGGGGAAATACACGATCTGTTATGATCCCCTCGATGGTTCAAGTCTCGCAGATGTCAACCTCTCTGTAGGGTCTATCTTCGGTATCTATGAAGGGGAGTTGAAAGCTGAAAACCTTGTCGCCTCTGCCTATGTGGTCTATGGTCCGCGTATTGAACTTATGACGGCAACAAGAAATGCCAAACCTAAACATTACAGAGCACAGGAAGGGCTTTTCAACTTCATTTCCGAAGTCACACTGGATGAAAAAGGAAAACTCAATGCTCCCGGCGGGACACAACAGAACTGGAGCAAAGTGCATAAAACCTTTGTAGACGGCCTTTTTGCTGAAGGGTACCGTCTCAGATACTCTGGCGGTATGGTACCTGACCTTCACCAGATACTTCTCAAGGGTGGCGGGATCTTTTCCTATCCAAGTACATCTGACAAGCCAGACGGAAAACTCAGACAACTTTTTGAAGTCATCCCTTTTGCCTTCATGTACGAACAGGCCGGAGGGCAGGCGATCAATGCTGAAGGCATGAGACTGATGGAACTTGTGCCGGGTCATCCGCATGATACAAGCCCTTGTTTCTTCGGTTCAAATTATGAAATAAACACACTCAAAGAAGCTTACGGGGTAAAGGCATAA
- the mobB gene encoding molybdopterin-guanine dinucleotide biosynthesis protein B, with protein sequence MSKRVAVAFTGPSNSGKTTLVEKVARTLIQECKVAIIKNDPKDKAQFDVEGKDSHKFSQTGAEVVVTSPTRTTYFSQREKTLDDIVAMIHDFDILLVEGLKTLPLPRIAVFRNKIDESYFSCSEAIAIDDTIDIATYAIPESIDILDLNNTAQIIEWIHAHAKQL encoded by the coding sequence GTGAGTAAAAGAGTTGCTGTTGCATTCACCGGTCCGTCAAACAGTGGGAAAACCACTCTGGTGGAAAAAGTTGCACGAACATTGATACAAGAATGTAAAGTCGCCATCATCAAAAATGACCCTAAAGACAAAGCACAGTTCGATGTAGAAGGAAAAGACAGCCATAAATTCTCACAAACGGGTGCTGAGGTCGTGGTCACTTCGCCTACAAGAACGACCTACTTCTCACAAAGAGAAAAAACACTGGACGATATCGTAGCCATGATCCATGATTTTGATATTCTGCTTGTTGAAGGACTTAAAACCCTTCCGCTGCCGCGTATTGCTGTTTTCAGGAACAAGATCGACGAAAGTTATTTTTCCTGCAGTGAAGCCATAGCGATTGATGACACGATCGACATTGCAACCTATGCGATACCAGAGAGTATCGATATACTGGATCTGAACAATACTGCCCAGATCATAGAGTGGATCCATGCGCATGCAAAACAACTATAA
- a CDS encoding YggT family protein, translating into MNALIYAIVQTIHTVLNLYIWIVIIAALLSFVRPDPYNPIVQILYRLTEPVLSFIRRKMPFVVFSGIDLSPLVIILGLQLIDNFMMRAVLG; encoded by the coding sequence ATGAATGCTCTTATCTACGCCATTGTACAAACGATCCACACCGTACTGAACCTTTATATCTGGATAGTGATCATCGCTGCACTACTGAGTTTTGTACGACCTGATCCTTACAATCCCATCGTACAGATACTCTACCGTTTAACCGAACCTGTTCTTAGCTTCATCAGACGTAAAATGCCGTTTGTCGTATTTTCAGGCATCGACCTCTCTCCGCTGGTGATTATCTTGGGACTGCAACTGATCGATAATTTTATGATGCGTGCTGTACTCGGATAA